One Zerene cesonia ecotype Mississippi unplaced genomic scaffold, Zerene_cesonia_1.1 Zces_u005, whole genome shotgun sequence genomic window, GAACTGGAAATGTGCGTGGAAACCCCCGACTGTCCATTTATCCCTATGACTACGCGGCAAAAGCCGCAGGAAGAAAGCTAGTTCCTAATAACAGAAAAATGAcacgaaagtttttaagacAAAAAGAGAAACGTTTGTCTTTAGAGACAATACAAGGAGACTTAGACTGATTATTTCCGTATCTAATAAACAATTGATACGCAAAATGTAACGTTAGAAAACGTAATATAATCTTCCATCTCCAAATTCCGTTTGATTGGATGTGTGACATTTCCTCGTATTGTGTCACACGcgtattacatttttcatatctatatcacaactagctgcgccccgcggtttcacccgcgtaagtccgtatcccgtaggaatatcgggataaaaaatagatgttggccgattctcagacctacccaatatgcttaccaaatttcagaggaatcggtcaagccgtttcggaggagtatggcaacgaaaactgtgacacgagaattttatatatataaaagatagatatataaaacaaagttgacCAGACAAGcagaaaattttttaattttgttgtaacTTCACACAGccttatattaaactagctgagccccgcgtaagtccgtatcccgtaggaatatcgggataaaaagttattttatatatttattaatctatatgttattccagttatccagctgtctacgtaccaaatttcattgcaattgtttcagtagtttttgcatgaaagagtaacaaacatacacacatcctcacaaactttcgcatttgtaatatagtaggagtaggatagtaggaaggacattagtagaatttattcaaaacaagCCCACCGCTCCGACCTTGCCCGTTGTATAAACATAGCACAAAGGAATCACATTTCTAAGGTGAAAGAATAGTTAAAATTGGTCCATTTGTTCCTGAggttagtgcattcaaacaattttatcagACTCATATTTATCTTTCCCATCaaattatgcaatttattaaactaatttatagtagtcatagataaaaacaaaacctgTAGATATGGCATGTCcctataaatgttaaataaaaattgaccTGATTCTTATGGCAATTGAAACCTATGTTATTAGTTAAAactttaatcaatataaaatagacatctctatattattataggttCAAATAGGTGGCACATTACAAAGACGACGTAAAGAAATACGTTacgaattgaaatattttagagaatgttgattaaaatatacggaactttaaaattattcagagatatataatttttcgtcATGAAGACCAcctatatattaattgaaggTGAAATAACAGACGCACATTTCGTATCGCGTACTTTGAGTTGACGTTTACTGTGTAATTGATAGACGCAAAGCttgtaaagaattttttataatttagtatgaaTAGCTTAGAAAATAAAGTGGTTTTAGTGACGGGTGGTGCTAATGGTATCGGAGCTGAAATCGTTAaggaatttataaatgaaggtGCAAAGGTAAGCAGTTTGCcctatttatgtaaatattactatttacaaattataaactattcacaatttaaacaaattttaatacctaataaaaaaaacattgaaatgaaaaatgaaagcaatgattttcttttctgtcccttatatttaatacagagGTGatctttttatatgaaataagcCAATTTTATAGCAAGTCTTTATATTATCACAGGTAACCATTTTAGATATCAATGAAAGCGCGGCGAATGAATTGGTATATAATTTGGCGGGAAAACATGGCAGAGAAAGAATAcagtttataaaatgtgatgTTAGCAAGGAGGATCAACTACTAGACGCATTCGAAAAAGTCAACAACCAGTTTGATTATATCGATGTTATAGTTAACAATGCTGGCATAGCGGACGAATCATttgatatgtataaaaaagaaatcgaTTTGAATTTCGTaagtaaaactaataataaaaatatgaacaaacTGATTCGAAAGTGTCGATACTAAACACGTTACGATTTTTATCACTGGTTTATACCAAAGTGTTTGTAGGCTTATGGTTCAATTTGGTTCAGTTATGAGATGATATACGTCAAACCATAACATGatagtttaaaatacttaatctCCTTTAATGACTgttttcaaatcaaatgaCTGTTACTttggtatataatttaaaagtattcacACACAACagaagtaaataatatgagaACGTTCatgaacaaaataatgaattaatatccGTGGCAATGATAATAgatacgatatttttttaattcttaattttcttGCAATATATCTACATGGTCTTCATTATTTCGCTGtctaaagtaatattataaaaagaattgtGGGGGAAagatttgtataatttctttcaaaactttatcacttatttcaaaaattatttttttaaatctgcaacttcactgagtgacataagctaCAGATGTACCACCTGCGAAGTCGGGGCAAACAACTTATATATCTAATACTTTTAGACTGCAGTTATAACTTCATCGTTGAGAGGAATCGAGTTTATGCGTAAGGACAAAGCTGGTAAAGGAGGCACCATCATCAATGTATCCTCGGTTAGTGGACTTATGAGGATATGCCCTGGTCTCTTCTTATACGGAGCCATTAAGTGTGCTTTAATCCACTTCGGAAGCTCTATTGGCGtgagtaattttaaatcagatatttttttttacaatgcacAGTCCGTCCTTTGTATATGAATATGCTTTATAAACAGGGGTATAGTTTTACTTTCTTTATATGACAATATGTAAATGCGAGaggaatttataattatcccTTCAAAATAGAACAAGATTAAATATACCAATCCTTTCAAATTTAACGTGGTTTTGTATGTACCCGCAGATGAAAGAATATTATTCTAGAACCAATGTGAGGGTGATCACGATTTGTTTCGGAGTTACGCAGTCAAATATATTGTTGACAACGAAAAGCTTTGATGAGCAAATAAATCGCGACGGTGAACAAATTATGCGTAATATCGCATTAAGAAGTCCTGTACAACCGTAAGTCGTTAcgattgtatatatttattagctgTGCCCGCGGTTTTACCTGCATAGTACCTGATGTTATGTAACCTAAAGCATTCTCAATAAATAGCTTgtctaacactgaaacaattttccaaatcggaccagtggtTGCTGAGATTTGCGCGTTcaactaaacaaacaaacaaactcctctgctttattaattaaagtaatgaaaatcaaatattttccttcattACTGGTTGTCCGCATCATTGCCTAAAAGACGagtgtttcattataaaatcgtTGCGTGTTAGGtaggttttaattattatttaattttacagtgCAGAAGTAGCAGCTAGGGGAGTGGTTGAATGTTACACAAATGGTGAAAGTGGAAGTGTCTGGCTTGTGAACAATGGGAAAATTTGCGACATATCTGATAACATAGACCAAGCTTTCGAAACAATGGgtgaaaaagtaaatatttgaaaagtaatgctaattttgctttttttgcGTATTAAAATGAATGGTATATGGCCACATCGCTTCATGAATTTGTTGTTTTACTATGTAcattgtatgtgggagtcgagtacgctttggctcgcaccggggaattACGTCCCCCCCATTAAATAGTAGCATACTAGGTACTGTGTaggggagccagaggcccatatccttttcctaacccttctcagacctttcctttattcgtcgtcaatcctttcttaatccctttccaatttaaagttagCAATCTGTTTGTAGAGGCCTAAGGTCTGTAATcaacctctccaaatgttcatgggcggtagtaacacttaccatcaagcgacccaccagctcccttaacgactatgacataaaaaagttataataaagaaatcgtTTAAGAATCGTGGCGTATTAGTTAGAAAAAAACAAGTCCCAATTTCCTTaagctaaatattttattttatttattttattttaaacactttattgtgctgtcaACGCagcagaaataaatacaacaaaacttAAGCTAAAAcatacagcacagaaggcggccttatcacttacaagtgctctcttccaggcaaccaactgaACAAGTGAAAgacaaaaatacttaaaatattattataaacacaagCGTGTTTGTTGGACATTTCTTTAACAGAAACGAAGTATCAGAGACTTGACTGCGCACTTTCCATTCACATTCACGTGTGAACGACGCAGCTCATTGTGTCAGTCGGAGCGTGTTGTAACAAAACTATTTCATTGGAATTGGAATGCTTCAAAGCCACCTTTTTACAGACATGAATGAAATTCTTTGATGCTAAAAGAGAGAAGGGAAATTTACGTTTAAAGTCGAGGCTCGAAACATATGCATGTTCATTTTGTTGcgaaataaatttacgttTTGGCTGGTTGAATAAATGGTGTActagaattattaatttgtattcatcTTCATTTTGACAATagaatatgtgtatttttacttgaaaaaattgcttgaaataaaatctaaaatgataattaatcttctaatatgtataaaattttcgtatCACAGTGTTACctacctataatatataaagttaccttactcctccgaaacgggtgtaccgattcaaataaaattttgtgtgcatatcggataggtctgagaatcagccaacatctattttttatgaccctaaatgataagaataaggcgGAACAGCGTTTACCGGGTCagctaatacaaaataaaatttatagtacatatctacaacttaaattataattcctAATAACAGCAGACACCCTCCTTTTACTGCGAGAGTCGTCCTTTTACACTAACAGGATCTGTTATATCTAGCCCTATACTTATTGCCATAACTGTCCTCACTctccaaaataataaaaagaattatggAAGGAAACCAGCTGTTAAATGACCGCCAATACGGTTTTCGACAAGGTCGTTCTGCTGGTGAATTAAAAggttttaatctatttaagcCACGAAATGCTGAAGCAGTGGTGAGTAAGAGCGTTCACTGTTAGTTtgaatttatagatttatagcCTTTGATTTGCTTTTTGTAGGAGGtacttatttcataatttcgaTTATACGGACTACTCCTGtaatatgaaagtttttatataaattactggcgtgtttattattagtagATGTTGACATGAGCGTGTTATACAAGTGTTACAGACACACGATCAGTTAAGAGCTTATCTTATATTGTTGGTGATTATTTGGTACTTTTAAAAAGGACAAGATTACATTACAACGCGTAGATACTAAGTGCGCAGCTTATCCATGGACAGCtgaatattaagatattattctttataggTATCAGCATTAACTCTCGCAaagttatatttgtatctccttcaaactattttatcatatacatGTCTACTCTTAAAAAGGTATGTTTTAGATTAGGAGCTTTGCTAATTCCGTCAATACAATTATGTCACATGGTCACATCTCACATGTTCAAACCTTTGCAAAGGCGGTTTAAGGTTATCATAGTTACAGTTTGTACTGGGTATATTCACATGGATtaaggttttaaattattcaatgagGAACCAAATTATTTACGcctagaaaaaaatttatgcaaCTTTCCGGTGAGCAAACATAAGACATTTTAATAACTCATATTGTTCGATACCATcacatattttaacaatattagcCATTGAATAGTGCATTAGCGAATACTAAAACGCAAAGATAATGTAAATGTACAAACGacatcattaatatataaatctggttcttttatatataccaaCATTTCAATAACTATCGTCTAAGATTGTATTTCGATCATTATATAGGAATAAAAGTTtacagtttaatttaaaaaccaacTAAAAATACAAGCAAACTTTAATCGAAGATAAAGATAAATGCATGAGATCACTGCACAGTGATAACGCCGCCGATTGTCTTTGGTGTGCGTAATTTTTCTCTTTATGAGTTTATTCTTTTATGAAGTACATTAAtgggttaaataaataatcataaataaattgtgataTCAGTTTCGTTATGTATGCGTAGAGCAGGGCATTCTTCCTTTTTgcacatataaaatactagctgcgcccgctttcacccgcgtaagtccgtatcccgtaggaatatcgggataaaaagttgcctatatgtttttccagttgtccagctgcctacgtacctaatttcattgcaatcgtagtctttgcgtgaaagagtaacaaacacacgcacatgcttacacactttcgcatttataatattagtaaatgaaaatgaataaataatatccgTACAGTAATGTAAACAGTACACACAGGCAGTACAGTACACACATCATACGTTTTGGCATTGCACTGCATGACTATGAGTCTATTCGGCATCGTGTATAACGGGAAGGCTTTTCGACCCTTACTTCAATCTTTTCTGTATGTATCATAAGCGTACAATTGAGCTGCAGGTtcccctgatggtaagcgatcaccacttaTGAACACTGTCACACACACGGATGGGCTACCCGCCTACCCAGAAAAggtaggaaaggattgactacTACTACTGGAGATAAggaactaaaaatataaggaaGGTCCGCTGAATCGTAGTGGTATTGTAATAGGTAAAGCTGTGGTTTCAACAAGTTGGTGCCAGAGGCCACAGCAAGGAACACCATCACTTTCTAAACATTCAATAAGCCCATAAATCCGCGTACAGAACGTGTGGCCTCCAATATCGTGCGACCTTTTAGTCGGTAATACATTTTCAGGGACCTCCACAGATTCCTATGGACGGTTGTTTCGCTTACCTACCTTACATACTAGATCGTAGAAAAACATCAGGACTCAGGTATCAACAAAATGTGTTGTCAAACATCCAATGACTTCCGTTATTATGGCTCGTATTCGCTAAGACAAATATCACAAAGCATCCTAAAGAAATCTTAAtcctatatatacctactgtTGCAAACTTCATTGTTATaagaatatctttattatgtgaatatttataccaatccatttttatcacattatttattgtatactaaaaaaagaacaaaatggAGATAAAAGGCTTATTGCCTTTTATCTCTTTTATCTCCCCATTATATAGACCGGTTTATGTGCAAAATTAACTGGTTctgatattttacattttagttttatgtacattttgatactttattaaatCCGATGTTTTAACAcgcttgatttatttatttatttttagcgtcgcatgtatgtttgtatgtttgcatATAACCGACTCCTTGAACCACTGAactgacagatttaattcaaactttgtactcTTATGTAAAGATTCGaaacaatgcaataaattCATGAGTTTATCGATTCGCCATCGATCGCCAGGATCAGGTTCGATATGGTTTAGACGATATGATTAGTTTTTTATGTTCGTAAGTGCGTCAATCACGTAAAAATCAATTCGCAGATTttggcaatattttatatgggaAACGGACCAATATCTGGTTCAACATGTAGGCTATGCcgcattagaaaaaaaaaggagCTGTCTATCTATACCGaaggataaaaaaagaatgttGACTTCAcgcttcccagtccattctttctACCCGTCGTCATTATTTTCCTATTCCTTAAAAAATACAcgaagtataaaaataattttaatgtatgcgAGTGAAGCCGGGGACGGATAGCtagtaataatgtaaaatataccatattattatattatattttataacgtatACTTACAAGTTGTTAGTGGCACATAAAACGGacgaaatttgaaaaatacgttacgaattgaataatttcaatgaacgtttaggttaataaaaatatacggaattttaaaattatgtattcagAGAGATATGATATTACGTCGTTAACACCacctatatattaaatgaaggTAAATGACATTCGCACATTTCGCATGGCGTATTTTAATCTGGCGTATactttgtagaaaaaaatattgttttttttttttattaaacaactttCATTATGAATACTTTAGAAAATAAAGTGGCTTTAGTGACGGGCGGAGCTAATGGTATCGGAGCTGAAATCGTTAAggcatttttaaatgaagGTGCAAAGGTGAGTGTAGagtttaagtataattaatttcttgcaAAGAAAGTCACGTATGTTTTATCGAAGTGGGATATAAATGCCatgagattttaatattatttatattaaaatttaaattctgtcCTTGAGTATGTaggtgtatatatatgtatatgtaggTGTATGTAGGTGTGTAGTAGgtgatacaatttttgttatgaaTTCATCTGATTTTATAGCacatctttatattatcacaGGTAACTATTTTAGATATCAATGAAAGCGCGGCGAATGAATTGGTACAAAATTTGGCGGGAAAACATGGCAAGGATAGAATAcagtttataaaatgtgatgTTAGCAAGGAGGATCAACTACTAGACGCATTCGAAAAAGTCAACCACCAGTTTCAATACATTGATGTCATAGTTAACAATGCTGGCATAGCAGACGAATCATTTGATATGTACCAAAAAGAAATCGATTTGAATTTCGTaagtaaactttataataatNNNNNNNNNNNNNNNNNNNNNNNNNNNNNNNNNNNNNNNNNNNNNNNNNNNNNNNNNNNNNNNNNNNNNNNNNNNNNNNNNNNNNNNNNNNNNNNNNNNNNNNNNNNNNNNNNNNNNNNNNNNNNNNNNNNNNNNNNNNNNNNNNNNNNNNNNNNNNNNNNNNNNNNNNNNNNNNNNNNNNNNNNNNNNNNNNNNNNNNNNNNNNNNNNNNNNNNNNNNNNNNNNNNNNNNNNNNNNNNNNNNNNNNNNNNNNNNNNNNNNNNNNNNNNNNNNNNNNNNNNNNNNNNNNNNNNNNNNNNNNNNNNNNNNNNNNNNNNNNNNNNNNNNNNNNNNNNNNNNNNNNNNNNNNNNNNNNNNNNNNNNNNNNNNNNNNNNNNNNNNNNNNNNNNNNNNNNNNNNNNNNNNNNNNNNNNNNNNNNNNNNNNNNNNNNNNNNNNNNNNNNNNNNNNNNNNNNNNNNNNNNNNNNNNNNNNNNNNNNNNNNNNNNNNNNNNNNNNNNNNNNNNNNNNNNNNNNNNNNNNNNNNNNNNNNNNNNNNNNNNNNNNNNNNNNNNNNNNNNNNNNNNNNNNNNNNNNNNNNNNNNNNNNNNNNNNNNNNNNNNNNNNNNNNNNNNNNNNNNNNNNNNNNNNNNNNNNNNNNNNNNNNNNNNNNNNNNNNNNNNNNNNNNNNNNNNNNNNNNNNNNNNNNNNNNNNNNNNNNNNNNNNNNNNNNNNNNNNNNNNNNNNNNNNNNNNNNNNNNNNNNNNNNNNNNNNNNNNNNNNNNNNNNNNNNNNNNNNNNNNNNNNNNNNNNNNNNNNNNNNNNNNNNNNNNNNNNNNNNNNNNNNNNNNNNNNNNNNNNNNNNNNNNNNNNNNNNNNNNNNNNNNNNNNNNNNNNNNNNNNNNNNNNNNNNNNNNNNNNNNNNNNNNNNNNNNNNNNNNNNNNNNNNNNNNNNNNNNNNNNNNNNNNNNNNNNNNNNNNNNNNNNNNNNNNNNNNNNNNNNNNNNNNNNNNNNNNNNNNNAAAAatcacaattaataaattttgaagtatagaaatatatcatCATATAAGAATACAGAAATACATCATCCCTATATATGCGATAGCCACCACCAAATGATGATAAATACGttacatttgttaattattacctCCACAATTTATCTTCATAGTATTTAcggtttattataaatatattctcacATTAACCAGACTGCAGTTATAACATCATCGTTGAGAGGAATTGAATTTATGCGAAAGGACAAAGCTGGTAAAGGAGGCACCATCATCAATGTATCCTCGATTTGCGGACTTATAAGGATGTGTCCTGGTCTTTTCTTGTATGGAGCCATCAAGAGTGCTTTAATCCACTTCGGAAGTTCTATTGGCGTGAGTTCTAtcaaatctatataataaatattaatagaagcagttttttttttactttcttaaTAGAATCATACTCTGTTCGTAGTATGTTCGAATGCGAAAAGCTTTGCAAATTGTCTGTGAAATGGAACAAGGTTAAATATTTCCGGTTTCACACTTTAATAGGATAAATTCCATTGTTCACAGTAAAATGGCTGCCACGCCATACTactaagtttttattatgcttaatacatttatagaaCAAAACAttgtacttt contains:
- the LOC119838770 gene encoding 15-hydroxyprostaglandin dehydrogenase [NAD(+)]-like: MNSLENKVVLVTGGANGIGAEIVKEFINEGAKVTILDINESAANELVYNLAGKHGRERIQFIKCDVSKEDQLLDAFEKVNNQFDYIDVIVNNAGIADESFDMYKKEIDLNFTAVITSSLRGIEFMRKDKAGKGGTIINVSSVSGLMRICPGLFLYGAIKCALIHFGSSIGMKEYYSRTNVRVITICFGVTQSNILLTTKSFDEQINRDGEQIMRNIALRSPVQPAEVAARGVVECYTNGESGSVWLVNNGKICDISDNIDQAFETMGEKVNI
- the LOC119838771 gene encoding 15-hydroxyprostaglandin dehydrogenase [NAD(+)]-like — protein: MNTLENKVALVTGGANGIGAEIVKAFLNEGAKVSVTILDINESAANELVQNLAGKHGKDRIQFIKCDVSKEDQLLDAFEKVNHQFQYIDVIVNNAGIADESFDMYQKEIDLNFINQTAVITSSLRGIEFMRKDKAGKGGTIINVSSICGLIRMCPGLFLYGAIKSALIHFGSSIGMKEYYSRTNVRVITICFGVTQSNLALTAKSFDEEINRDNEQIMRNFTLRSPLQPAEVAAKGVVESFTNGESGSVWLVNNGKICDITDNIDQAFEVMSEKVNI